In uncultured Bacteroides sp., the following proteins share a genomic window:
- the zapA gene encoding cell division protein ZapA, translating to MKHENANNKIHLQVGKNSYLLNIEPNEALIYKQAAKEINDLLNEYRRKNNYVNRDFTDDNFFVMIALQLMIKTINWKGNLNMEKIIKFSCTSQALIMENIANRVQTIINDNGLTIDNFCNITGIEKSKLVFVLNHRISPSLEMIIKIKQTFQDVDLNWLINGEN from the coding sequence ATGAAACATGAAAATGCAAATAATAAAATTCATCTTCAGGTTGGCAAAAACAGCTATTTATTAAATATCGAGCCTAATGAAGCTTTGATATATAAACAAGCTGCTAAAGAGATTAATGATTTGCTAAATGAATATCGAAGAAAAAACAATTATGTAAACAGGGATTTTACTGATGATAACTTTTTTGTAATGATTGCACTTCAGCTAATGATTAAAACAATAAATTGGAAAGGGAACTTAAACATGGAAAAAATAATTAAATTTTCATGTACATCACAAGCGCTGATTATGGAAAATATAGCGAATCGTGTACAGACAATAATTAATGATAACGGTCTTACAATTGATAATTTTTGTAATATCACTGGTATTGAAAAAAGTAAGTTGGTATTTGTTTTGAATCATCGTATTAGCCCTTCATTAGAAATGATTATTAAAATAAAACAGACTTTTCAGGATGTGGACTTAAACTGGCTGATTAACGGAGAAAATTAA
- a CDS encoding metallophosphatase domain-containing protein, with protein sequence MHILHISDTHSKHYLLQSLPPADIIIHSGDISLNGTENEIIDFIEWFDALPYKYKIFIAGNHDDYLFGANIEGLSSNCFYLCNSGITINGVKFYGLPMFMEDLISGDYNENIKRIPSDTNVLVTHQPSYGILDYSLNINYGDLYLLQTVYKIQPKYHLFGHIHDAYGIKKYNNTTFVNSSILNEHYEIVNKPILLEYS encoded by the coding sequence ATGCATATACTACATATATCAGATACTCATAGCAAACATTATTTGTTGCAAAGCCTGCCACCTGCAGATATTATTATTCATTCTGGTGATATATCCTTGAATGGTACAGAAAATGAAATAATTGATTTTATTGAATGGTTTGATGCGCTACCATATAAATATAAAATATTCATAGCTGGTAATCATGATGATTATTTATTTGGAGCAAATATAGAAGGTTTGAGCAGTAATTGCTTTTATTTGTGCAATTCCGGTATAACAATCAATGGTGTGAAATTCTATGGATTACCTATGTTTATGGAGGATCTAATTTCGGGTGATTATAATGAAAATATAAAAAGGATTCCATCAGATACCAATGTTTTAGTAACACATCAACCATCTTATGGCATTTTGGACTATTCTCTAAATATAAATTATGGTGATCTTTATTTGTTGCAAACCGTATATAAAATTCAACCAAAATATCATCTTTTTGGACATATTCATGATGCTTATGGTATTAAAAAATATAATAATACCACATTCGTAAATTCTTCGATTCTTAATGAACATTACGAAATCGTTAACAAACCAATTTTGTTGGAATACAGTTAA
- a CDS encoding BT4734/BF3469 family protein: protein MKATQFKGLLRRETQRNVKLSALMENIKTGTEEQLVINLRHSLQYVNRTVHCTAVDKLPKLCFAAEFNKVDARQEMIYYNGVVLLEIDRLAGVEEAEAVRDEVARLPHTLAAFIGSSGKSVKLLVSFIRPDGSLPQTETDAELFHAHAYRKAVRFYEELISYKVTLKRPSLNHCCRYSCDSGLFFNPETNPILMKQPCEMNAELINEGTVYGENDSLLRLMPGQQYRSVVSSLFESSLQAVYEEMGGFPQEGDIKPFLVALAGNCFKSGVPEEDVVKGAMLHFDLLKREMELRLTVHNVYLGGKNFGGKPCLTAEQQLAVKTEEFMNRRYEFRHNTQTTGMEYRERNSFVFDFRPVTQRVFNSIALNAQKEGIQLWDRDVTRYIFSDRTPLFAPIEDYLFKLPAWDGKDRIRLLADAVPCENKYWRDFFHRWFLCMVAHWQGMDKQYANSTSPLLVGKQGYKKSTFCLSIVPPELRAYYTDSIDFGSKRDAELYLNRFALISIDEFDQITVGQQAFLKHILQKPVVKTRKPNQSVVQELRRYASFIATSNHYDLLTDTSGGRRYICIEVTGIIKIPKDINYEQLYAQAVSEIQSGERYWFDTEDEAVLMAGNEKFEVQPPAEQLFLQYYRAAGKNEPCEKLLASDILIRLQKKSGFKLSATKITTFGRILSKLKIPQTSSNKGRLYNVVEC, encoded by the coding sequence ATGAAAGCAACACAATTTAAAGGCTTATTGAGAAGAGAAACACAGCGAAATGTAAAACTATCTGCATTGATGGAAAATATCAAAACAGGGACGGAAGAACAACTTGTTATTAATTTACGACATTCTTTACAATATGTAAATAGAACGGTTCATTGCACGGCGGTTGATAAGTTGCCAAAGTTGTGTTTTGCAGCGGAATTTAATAAGGTTGATGCAAGGCAGGAAATGATTTATTATAATGGTGTGGTTTTACTGGAGATTGACCGCCTGGCGGGAGTGGAGGAAGCTGAGGCAGTAAGAGATGAAGTGGCGCGCTTGCCACATACACTTGCTGCGTTTATTGGTTCCAGCGGGAAAAGTGTGAAACTGCTTGTCTCTTTTATCCGCCCCGATGGTTCTTTACCGCAGACAGAAACGGATGCGGAGCTGTTTCATGCGCATGCGTACCGCAAGGCTGTGAGGTTTTACGAGGAACTGATATCCTATAAGGTAACGTTGAAACGTCCGTCATTGAATCATTGTTGTCGCTATTCCTGTGATTCGGGCCTGTTCTTTAATCCCGAAACGAATCCCATCCTCATGAAACAGCCTTGCGAAATGAATGCAGAGCTTATTAACGAGGGTACAGTGTACGGTGAAAATGATTCGTTGCTGAGGCTGATGCCGGGGCAGCAGTATAGAAGTGTGGTTTCATCCTTGTTCGAATCTTCGTTGCAGGCTGTTTATGAGGAGATGGGAGGCTTTCCGCAGGAGGGAGATATAAAGCCGTTTCTGGTGGCTTTGGCGGGGAACTGTTTTAAATCGGGTGTGCCGGAGGAAGATGTGGTGAAGGGGGCGATGCTTCATTTTGATCTTCTTAAGAGGGAAATGGAGTTGAGGCTGACGGTTCATAATGTGTATCTGGGTGGGAAGAATTTTGGTGGCAAGCCATGCCTGACTGCCGAGCAACAGCTGGCTGTGAAGACGGAGGAGTTTATGAACCGCCGTTATGAGTTCCGCCACAATACGCAGACTACCGGGATGGAGTACAGGGAACGCAATTCGTTTGTTTTTGATTTCCGCCCCGTAACACAGAGGGTGTTTAACAGCATTGCGCTCAACGCTCAGAAGGAGGGCATACAGTTATGGGACAGAGATGTGACGCGCTATATCTTTTCTGACCGCACTCCGCTGTTTGCTCCTATTGAGGATTACCTGTTTAAACTTCCTGCATGGGATGGGAAAGACCGCATTCGTCTGCTGGCAGATGCTGTGCCGTGTGAGAATAAATATTGGCGCGATTTTTTTCATCGCTGGTTTCTGTGCATGGTGGCTCACTGGCAGGGAATGGATAAACAGTATGCAAACAGTACTTCGCCCTTACTGGTTGGTAAACAGGGATACAAGAAATCAACGTTCTGTCTTAGCATAGTTCCGCCGGAGTTGCGTGCGTATTACACGGACAGCATTGATTTTGGCAGTAAGCGGGATGCCGAACTTTATCTCAATCGGTTTGCTTTGATAAGCATCGATGAGTTCGATCAGATAACCGTTGGTCAGCAGGCTTTTCTGAAACATATACTTCAGAAGCCGGTGGTTAAAACACGCAAGCCCAACCAAAGTGTTGTGCAGGAGTTGCGTCGCTATGCTTCGTTTATTGCCACAAGCAATCATTACGATTTGCTGACAGATACTTCCGGTGGCCGCCGGTATATCTGTATAGAGGTAACGGGAATTATAAAAATTCCGAAGGATATAAACTATGAACAGCTCTATGCGCAGGCGGTGAGTGAAATTCAGAGTGGAGAGCGTTATTGGTTTGACACTGAGGACGAAGCTGTTCTGATGGCCGGTAATGAGAAATTTGAAGTGCAGCCTCCTGCCGAGCAGCTTTTCTTGCAGTACTATCGTGCAGCCGGAAAGAATGAACCGTGTGAAAAACTGCTGGCTTCTGATATTCTGATCCGATTGCAGAAAAAGAGTGGTTTCAAACTCTCGGCTACAAAGATTACAACTTTCGGACGTATTCTGAGTAAGCTAAAAATTCCGCAGACTAGCTCGAACAAGGGCAGGCTATATAACGTGGTGGAGTGCTAA
- a CDS encoding glycoside hydrolase family 3 N-terminal domain-containing protein: protein MKKISFLLSFAFALATQAQPTAKLGVNSIDEVVKAMTLQEKAQFLIGSSITNFNGVGAVVGNTMNLVPGAAGTTVPIPRLGIPSTVLADGPAGLRIAPIRDNDNSTYYCTGFPISTVLASTWNTDLVKKVGEAMGNEVREYGCDVLLAPGMNIHRNPLCGRNFEYYSEDPLIAGKMAAAIVNGVQSQGVGTSIKHFAGNNQETIRTRNDARITQRALREIYLKGFEIAVKEAQPWTVMSSYNKINGTYTQEDYELLTTILRDEWGFKGLVMSDWTGQRNTAAQVHAGNDLMMPGQIEQANEIVAKIKSGELSEADVDACVKRMLQYIMLTPHFKDYKFSNKPDLKAHAAITRNSAAEGMVLLKNNEATLPLTAGLKNIALFGITSYDFIAGGTGSGDVNKAYVVDLQQGLQNAGFGVQPKIKAVYDKFRAYEYEKLQEINKQRGWYLGPLRPEEPVIEESFINFRADDSDLAIITFGRNSGEGNDRRINADFELSDAERALLTNVTRDFHAKGKKVVVILNVGGVIETASWKHLPDAILLAWQAGQEGGNTVADALKGTVNPSGHLPMTFPMDYTDHPSSRNFPAGFVSSWDDEQNATLLKKKDVGFTNYEEDIWVGYRYFNTNKKEVSYPFGYGLSYTTFNYSNADVKKSGNDWKVTVKVTNTGKVAGKEVAQIYIKAAPGEVKKPLCELKAFGKTQLLSPGQSEILTMTIKNSDLASFNEGKSAWVVDAGQYTALIGASVADIRQSVQFAVAKPQITEVHNVLKMKNEMNRMK from the coding sequence ATGAAAAAGATTTCATTTCTGCTCTCTTTTGCATTTGCCTTGGCAACACAGGCGCAACCCACTGCAAAACTAGGGGTAAACAGCATTGACGAAGTGGTGAAAGCCATGACGCTTCAGGAAAAAGCTCAGTTCCTGATAGGCTCTTCTATTACAAATTTCAACGGTGTAGGTGCTGTTGTGGGTAATACTATGAACTTAGTGCCTGGAGCTGCCGGAACCACTGTTCCTATTCCTCGTTTGGGTATTCCCTCAACAGTTTTAGCCGATGGGCCTGCCGGATTGCGTATTGCTCCAATTCGTGATAATGATAATTCTACCTATTATTGCACTGGTTTCCCTATTTCCACAGTACTTGCTTCTACCTGGAACACAGATTTGGTAAAGAAAGTGGGTGAAGCTATGGGTAACGAAGTGCGTGAGTACGGTTGCGATGTGCTGCTGGCTCCGGGAATGAATATCCACCGCAATCCTCTTTGTGGGCGTAACTTTGAGTATTATTCCGAAGATCCGCTGATTGCCGGTAAGATGGCTGCAGCAATAGTTAACGGAGTTCAGTCACAAGGAGTGGGTACATCTATCAAGCATTTTGCAGGGAATAACCAGGAAACAATTCGTACCAGGAATGATGCCCGCATCACTCAGCGTGCGTTGCGCGAAATTTATCTGAAAGGATTTGAAATTGCCGTTAAGGAAGCACAACCATGGACTGTGATGTCATCTTACAATAAAATTAATGGTACCTATACTCAGGAAGATTACGAATTGCTAACCACCATTCTGCGTGATGAATGGGGATTCAAAGGTCTTGTAATGTCCGATTGGACCGGGCAACGGAATACTGCCGCTCAGGTACATGCCGGTAATGACCTGATGATGCCGGGACAGATAGAACAGGCCAATGAAATTGTAGCTAAGATAAAAAGTGGTGAATTGTCTGAAGCTGATGTAGATGCTTGCGTAAAGCGTATGCTCCAATATATAATGCTTACTCCGCACTTTAAAGATTATAAATTTAGTAACAAGCCCGATCTGAAAGCACATGCTGCAATAACCCGCAACTCTGCTGCCGAAGGAATGGTGCTTCTGAAGAATAACGAAGCCACTCTGCCACTTACAGCTGGCCTGAAAAATATAGCACTGTTTGGTATCACCTCTTATGATTTCATTGCAGGTGGAACCGGTTCCGGTGATGTGAATAAAGCTTATGTGGTCGACTTACAGCAAGGGCTTCAGAATGCAGGCTTTGGTGTACAACCAAAAATAAAGGCTGTATATGATAAGTTCAGAGCTTATGAATATGAAAAACTTCAGGAAATAAACAAGCAACGTGGTTGGTATTTAGGGCCGTTACGTCCTGAAGAGCCTGTTATTGAAGAATCCTTTATAAATTTCCGTGCCGATGATTCCGATCTTGCTATTATCACTTTCGGCCGTAATTCAGGCGAAGGTAATGATCGTCGCATCAATGCCGATTTCGAGCTGAGTGATGCTGAACGTGCTTTGCTTACCAATGTAACCCGCGACTTCCATGCCAAAGGCAAGAAGGTTGTTGTTATTCTCAATGTAGGCGGTGTTATAGAAACAGCATCATGGAAACATCTTCCTGATGCTATCCTTTTGGCTTGGCAGGCAGGTCAGGAAGGTGGCAATACTGTGGCTGATGCACTGAAAGGAACAGTCAACCCATCCGGTCACTTGCCGATGACTTTCCCGATGGACTATACAGATCATCCATCATCGCGCAACTTCCCTGCCGGATTTGTTTCTAGCTGGGATGACGAGCAGAATGCTACTTTGCTGAAAAAGAAAGATGTTGGCTTTACCAATTACGAAGAAGATATCTGGGTAGGTTACCGTTATTTCAATACCAATAAAAAGGAAGTATCTTATCCGTTTGGTTACGGACTGTCCTATACTACCTTTAATTATAGCAATGCCGATGTTAAGAAGAGTGGCAATGATTGGAAAGTTACAGTGAAAGTAACCAATACCGGAAAGGTTGCCGGCAAAGAAGTTGCTCAGATTTATATAAAAGCAGCTCCCGGTGAAGTAAAGAAACCATTGTGCGAACTTAAAGCTTTTGGTAAGACTCAACTATTGTCTCCCGGACAAAGTGAGATTCTTACAATGACCATCAAGAACTCTGATCTGGCTTCGTTTAACGAAGGTAAATCTGCATGGGTAGTTGATGCCGGACAATACACAGCTCTTATTGGTGCTTCAGTAGCCGATATCCGTCAGTCAGTGCAATTTGCTGTAGCCAAACCACAGATTACCGAAGTACACAATGTACTGAAGATGAAGAATGAAATGAATAGGATGAAGTAA
- a CDS encoding FKBP-type peptidyl-prolyl cis-trans isomerase, producing MSLKHKDYKEANMQFLEENLNEEGVMELPCGVQYKVILQGKGPVPTAKSTVKVHYKGTLIDGTVFDDSFSRKRPESFRVNEVITGWQEALQAMPLGSRWIIYIPYMLGYGTRAAGKIKPYSTLIFEVELLGVK from the coding sequence ATGAGTTTAAAACATAAAGATTACAAAGAAGCAAATATGCAGTTTCTGGAAGAGAACCTGAACGAAGAGGGTGTTATGGAACTGCCTTGCGGAGTGCAGTACAAAGTCATTTTACAGGGAAAAGGTCCTGTGCCTACTGCGAAAAGTACCGTAAAGGTGCATTATAAAGGTACACTGATTGACGGAACTGTATTTGACGACTCTTTTAGCCGTAAACGTCCTGAATCATTTCGTGTGAATGAGGTGATTACTGGTTGGCAGGAAGCTTTGCAGGCTATGCCTCTTGGTTCGCGCTGGATAATTTATATTCCATATATGCTGGGATATGGTACCCGTGCTGCAGGAAAGATTAAGCCCTACTCTACCCTGATCTTTGAAGTGGAATTGTTGGGAGTAAAATAA
- a CDS encoding Crp/Fnr family transcriptional regulator encodes MNKRDLTICPLFNNMSKEEHDAFLERNVKAKISFKKGETVVRQGEVINYLYLLVEGAVRTQMITQEGNVLEIELLEAVMPLAPAFIFANNNKYPVDVVTMEPCTFLKIAKSDWLNEMVHNEKLMINFLTLNSNMAVFLSMKLQMISLKSLKYKLAIFLLEKTTPEKNYFILKRTRTQLSEYFGVQRPSLARIIKELEDEGIIKTEGRVVTVLDRNKLAKI; translated from the coding sequence ATGAATAAAAGAGACTTAACCATCTGTCCGCTATTCAATAATATGAGTAAGGAAGAGCATGACGCTTTTTTAGAAAGAAATGTAAAGGCTAAAATCAGTTTCAAGAAAGGTGAAACGGTAGTCCGGCAAGGTGAGGTGATCAATTATTTGTATTTACTGGTAGAAGGTGCGGTGCGGACTCAAATGATTACACAGGAGGGAAATGTGCTGGAAATAGAATTACTGGAAGCTGTGATGCCGCTTGCTCCGGCTTTTATCTTTGCGAATAACAACAAATACCCTGTTGATGTGGTAACAATGGAACCGTGTACTTTTCTGAAAATAGCAAAATCGGACTGGCTCAATGAAATGGTTCATAATGAAAAACTGATGATTAACTTTTTGACACTAAATTCCAATATGGCTGTTTTTCTGTCAATGAAGTTGCAAATGATATCTCTCAAAAGCCTTAAATATAAACTGGCTATTTTTTTATTGGAAAAGACTACTCCGGAGAAGAACTACTTCATACTTAAACGTACAAGAACTCAACTTTCTGAGTACTTCGGGGTACAACGCCCATCACTTGCCCGTATAATAAAGGAGCTGGAGGATGAAGGTATTATCAAAACTGAAGGCCGGGTTGTTACAGTCCTTGACAGGAATAAACTGGCAAAAATATAA
- a CDS encoding (2Fe-2S)-binding protein, protein MDEDVEICHCNGIMKSEIVKAIKEKGLTTADEVGEETTAGTVCGSCIPDIEDILNEVNG, encoded by the coding sequence ATGGATGAAGATGTTGAAATCTGCCATTGCAATGGCATAATGAAAAGTGAAATAGTGAAAGCTATCAAAGAAAAAGGGTTAACTACGGCAGATGAAGTGGGTGAAGAAACTACTGCCGGAACAGTTTGTGGAAGTTGCATTCCTGATATTGAAGATATATTAAATGAAGTAAACGGTTAA